Genomic DNA from Callospermophilus lateralis isolate mCalLat2 chromosome 11, mCalLat2.hap1, whole genome shotgun sequence:
ttttttttggtttttttattatattgggcattgaacccaggggcactttaccactgagctacattcccaggtctttgttttgttttgagttgctgaggctggcatcatCGAACTTGCAATCGTCCTATCTCAGCCTtcagagtcgctgggattacatttatttgccactgtacccagcatgcAATGTTCAGTTTCTTAATAATGATGAATACATGGTGTTTAACTTATCAgtaccattattattatttaaaatatacttgTTCTATAAATATTCTAccgttaattttttttaataaaaataaataaataaaacagaaggcACACACCCTTAAAAGAAAGAGTAGGTAAGGTAAGTGAACCAAGATAATTTTAGAGCTGGAAGAGAGTTCTAGGAAGCCATTTTTTCCCAAccaactcattttttaaaaaaatagttttaatatttattttttagttttcagtgggcacaacatctttttttgtatgtggtgctgaggattaaaccccgggccgcacgcaggccaggcgagcgcgctaccgcttgagccacatccccagcccccaaccaactcattaaagaaaatgaaacaaaagccAGAGAGTTTAAGTGACTTGTTCAAGTGACTTAGTTTATTACTGAATCTAAACTAGAACTTAGATGGGCCTTCTTCCTATCAGGGGTTCCTCCTCCAGACTCACTCTGACATTCAGCCTTAGTTTTCTACTCTCTTCCAGCAGTCACATCTCTGGACTGCATACATCACACATCATAAAACTCACTTGCTATATGTTTGTTTTCTTCCAAATTTGAtgtgtttctttctctttctttctttctttttatgtgtatgtgtgtgtaggaGATCAGAATTGATATCCTCTCCTTCACAGACATATCAAACACTTAAAAAATCAGCTGAGCCtggctggtgtggtggcacatacatgtaatcctagcagcctgggaggctgaggcaggaggatctgaagtttaaagccagcctctgcaaaaagagactctaagcaactcagtgagaccctacttctaaattaaaaaaaagaaaaaagaaaaaaaaaaagaaagaaagaaagaaaaagaaaaagaaaaaaagaaaagaaaaaagtagagctggggatgtgactcagtggtcgagtgcccctgagttcaatccttgtttcccaccccccaccaaaaaaaaaaaaaaaaattgtagagaaGTAGTTCTGGATCTAGTTCTCTACCACTATTGATATCCTGATTCTCTGTTCCTCACAGTATGACATGCTTCAATATGCAGGCCACCTTTTGGGCCTCCAAATTACAAAAGGAAGAGTTAGGATCTGAGAGTTGATAaaagaaaactactttattttccccCAAGCATAAGGTCTCTTTTGGTAAAAGTGAGCTCTTCTGCCACCCTGTGTCACAGGTGAGAATATCAAGCCCTCAGATCATTCCTACCACAACTACAAGGTGGCAGTACTGCAATGTGGCATCTAGGGACTAATCTACAGAAAATTTCAAATAGAACAGTCGGGTCAATACCACAAAGGAGTAGAGAACCATGTAATCATGTTAAGAAAACAGTAAAGAAAAACCATAAAACCCAAGAAAGGCAATGGATCCCTTTATTTTGCCCTAGTCACCTCCTGTGCTAAGAGTATCAGGCAACTGTAGCAGGAAAAAAGGGAACAATACTAATAAATATTTGCTCTGGTTGGGTGTGGCGgaacacagctgtaatcccagctgaggcaggaggactgaaagtttgaggccagcctcagcaatttagtgaagccatgtctcagaaaaataaaaagggggctgtGACTATGGCTCAGAAGTGGAGTGCTCGCCTCCcacgtgtgaggtcctgggaaagaaaggaagaaaggaaggaagaaagaaagaaagaaaggaagaaagaaagacagacattgtgtccatctacaactaaaaacattttaaaaagggtgaggggactggggatgtagttcagcagtAAATTTCTTGCCTAGAAAgcctaggccctgggttcaatccatagtactgGGGAGAAGGAAGGGAGTGGCTTACTATGTGTCTGGATGCCCACCACTTCCTCTTCTTCCACTTTCAGCTAAAATGTCCTTCAGTAACATTTCTTCCCTTTAGTTTTCCCCACCAAGACTTCTGTGATGCTCATTTTAGCCAGATTTCAAGCTGTATTAAAGTGTCATGAGACAGGGTGGTATTTAAATGAAATTTGATTGAAATCTCATAAGGCCCCTCCTGGAAAGTCTTTTGCACCAAGCTCCCTTTATAACTGTACCAATCAGTTTCAGCCTCCAAAGCCTCTCATATCCGGTTAAACCCATGTTGGCTCCATTGGAGGACATTTACAGTGGGTAGAAAGTCTGCAGAGGCTATGGAGTTCGGCAAGTATCTGAGTAATTTCTCCTTTCTGATCTACTTAGCTACACCATCAAAAAGTCTTTAAAGTATTACATTAAGTGTATACTCTTTGTTAAAAGATGCAATTTTGGAAAAATCTTCAACATCACTTACTTGTCTAGGAAAACTTTTCCAAACTGCAAACTATATCACTCACCTATTGTATTTAGCTCTTCTTCACCTCTTATCCCATTAATCATAGGAATGTTAACCTATACTTACTTCACTATTTAGTAGTGTGACAATATGCAAAACTTGATAGCTACATCTGTGTTCTTGAGTTTATGTGTATAACTGTGAATGAATTCTAGAGATATTTTTGTTTGGACTCTCCATTTATATAAGAGAAAATTTAAATCCTAAGAATTTAATTAATCTTCCTAATGTGATATAGTTAATAACAGAGCCCTAGAACCCAGTTATATTGATTCCTATTCCAGTTCTCTCTCCAGTGTAAGTCACTGAGTCATTCTGTCCTACTTTCTTGTTCTCTTTAGAAATTGCATTCCTTAATAGAAATCTCCACATCCTTTTATGTTGGTGTATCTTTGTGCCTGTATCAGTGGGCATGTATTGAATGTGTACGTGTCTATCTGCAAGTGTCAGTGAACATATCACTTGGTGTTTATACCCTTTATACTAGGGAAACCTCTAGGTAATTACAGTTCTCTGTGTCAGCACCCAGCAGTAAAGTCAGGGGAAGACCTTCCAAGTCAATCATTAATAAACAGACTTGACTCTTTCTCCAATCAGCTCTATTCCTGGGTCTTCAGGAAATAAGACAAAATAATTAGGGTGGAACTAGACTCTCACAAGGTGAAACCTGGTTTCAGGGCAAGTGAAAGCAACTACAGCAAGACTATAAGGGGCAATGACAGATTAACAGTGGACTATCTTTGTCATGAGTGCTCAAGCTAACATGGATACCATCTTAGTCTTCAGCCTAATCATTGTATCCTATGATTCCAACAAGAAAGGTAAGTACTTGTGTAGGATAATATCATGGAAAAGAGAGGCTTAAGAAACATTTTGAGTCTCTTCCACCAGAAGGGAAATAGCCAATACCCAGCAAGTGATACTTTCCAGAAGTTATACCATACGTCCTCTTGCCTCTAAGCAGGATTGCAACTTACTCAACTTATTTATGATGTGAATGTAATGCGTTCTCCTGTGTGGCTCATGTAATTAACATTAAAAGTTCTTTCACTGTTATCTTTCTTTATGAAAGCGTGCTGTCACAGTTTCCATATTGTCCCCACCTAAGATACCCAAATTCATAACTCCTTGTAAGACGttgtcttcatttaaaaaaaaatgtagttgtagatggacagcatgcctttattttatttatttatttttatgtggtgctgaggatcgaacccagtgcctcacacgtgcaaggcaagtgctctaccactgagctatagccccagctcaTGTTGCCTTCATTTTTAAGGTGGCATGTCCACATATTTAGACAGGGTGCTGTGGGTAGGGAGAGCTGAGGGAAAAGTTATTGTGAGGGTGGAATGAAACTATATGCTGTTCTTTGGtaactttatttaaaatatgGCTTTTCAGCATTTCCTAAACATTTCATCTCTAAAATTAGCTATTTAGAGTTAAGGAAAATATTAGAAGGTGCAGTAGCTACCAAATATAACAAATTATGAAAATTCCTATACCCTGTAAATCACATGTGTGCCAAAATGCACAGATAACTATGATCTATGAGTCTGTGAAAATCCATAGAGATAAAATGTCCAAGGAAATACTTAATAAACTTCCAAATGTGCTCTTTAATACAGTTGGCAGAAGAAGAGGGAAAAGAGAAATCATCATTCTTCCTTTAGGGAATAGGTTAGTTACTCTTTCATTAACTTGGTAActttatttcacttttctttGTCCTAACAGCAGTAGATTGGTATTCAGTTTTCTTTATAATAGGCTAATTCTTACTTGTATGCATTTGTGTGTTTTAAAGTCTTTTTATAGGAAGTATTTAATCTCCCTGGCTGCAAGTTTTATGAGTAGGAACTTTATTCTTTTGTTTCCCTCTCCTATGCCCAGAATTCCAACAAGTAAGTACCAATAAATTCTGACCTTTTTTCCCCCTAGACCTCAGAGAAAGCAGCTGCCAAGTGGAACAGTTCCCTGGGCTCTTCCCAAAGGATGTGAAAAGCATAAGGTAGGAAACAAGGCCCTATCTAGAAAAACACTTTTctgtaccaagaaatttttgtctttaaAAGGTGCCTTGTCTCCTTCCTTCTTAGCCCAGATCTCAAATATACTATTTTAAAGATATGTATCCCCTCCCCCTGGAGACTTTCTGAAAACTAATCTTTAAATTAACTTAGTACTTAAGGCATGCCTATATAAATCAAAGATGGGGACAAAGAAAGATGAGACAGCACCTGTTCATTGCATTAAAGAAAACAATCTATGAACATTTCTCTGTGCTGAATTTACAGCAGTCACCTATCTTTATGAAACCTATAGCAGAAtggaagaaaagcaggacttgCATTATTTAGTGTCATAAATACATACTGAGAAAGAGGTGAAAGTGCAGCAATGGAGTTTAACAGGGGTCACGAATGGAACTGAGTTAGCTGGGCactgttcatatttttaaaaagcttcatTGTTCTCTCTGGCTCTTCCTTCAGAAACTCCCACAGAAGCCAAAAGGGCCACATTCATCCAAAATCAGACTATGGCTACCCTGCAGTGCCTTGGCTCTAGGAGCAAAGTGAAAGTCAACCTTCTATACCTCGAGGGTAGGCCAGAAGTCAAACCTGTTCTGAAGAACCTAAGAGTCATTGCTTCTCCCCATGGAAACAGCTCTGCTTCCCCAAGCTGTAACCTAATCCCCACATCCAAGTTCCAGACTGGATCCATTCTAACAGGCAAAGGTGAGACTGGAAGAGATGGATGTATGCACTTTTAATTGATATAGCAGCTGGTGCTTAGTAGCAGCTAAAGAAAGCCACAAGGAAATAGATTATCCTCCCCTTAGGTGAATCTTTATTTTCTCTGAGAACcaattttctaatcccaaagATCCCTTCTGGCCCTGGTATCCTATGTTTTTTTCAAATGATCTTCATTTCTTATGTCTTCTTtgacaatatttttaatttttaatttattttggatACACACAGTAAAATATTCACACAGCACACTGCAGTGAAAAGTAAGTCTCCCTTCTATTCCTTTCTCTTATTCCTCCAGTTCTCTATCCCTGAGGAAACCACATACTCAACCTATTCTATTTCCTCCCAGAGATGCTCTAAGCATGTATAGGTATACATAAATGTACATAATGTACATAATAATAATGTACATAAATGGTTGCACACAATTCATACTGTTCTATGCCTTGTTTTTTCAACTTAACAATACATCTTATAGTTTGTTCCATGTCATTatatctgctttttttttgtgtgtgtgtgctggacaTTGTACTATTGTTCCCAGGGCCAAGCCAGGTAAATGCTGAGCACAAGGCTATCACcgagctacactcccagtcctgcctccctgcctcattctttgtgtgtgtgtttgtggggcGGGGGGttcctggtgattgaacccaggggtactctataccactgagctacattcccaggccttttttactttgagcagggtcttgctaagttgctgaggctttccTAGACTTGGGAtctttctgcctcaacctccagagttgtgagattacaggagtatgccaccacacctggctcctgcCTCGTTCTTTTTAGCAGTTGTACAGTATTGTGTCGCTGTACCATGACTTATTCTACCAGTCCTCTATGAATGAATATGTTGGTTTTTCCAGTCTTTTGCCATTATAAACAATGCTGTAGGCCATGACAGTGTACACTCTTCTTTTGTATTTGCCATTTAGCAAGAAGATAAATTCCAAGAAGCAGAATTGCTGCACCAAAGGTTtcatagaaaagaaaatttaaaaaaaattataagatttTGCTAAGTTCTTCTCACTACTTCTCAGACGTGGTCCTATTTTGCATTCCCACCTACACTGTGTGAGAATACTTGTTTCCCCTCATTTACTCagcagggtttttgttgttgttgttgtgttgtggctttgtttttgttgttgtttttttttttttttttttttttttttttttggtactgaggtttgaacctaggtgtacccactgagccacatccacagcctttttttaaaaaaatatatattttatttagagacagggtctcgctgagttgtgtAGGGCTTtgtcaagttgctgaggctggctttgaactcacaatcctcctgcctcaacctctcaagcaggtgggattatagatgtgtgccacacCACGTCCAGCCTGGGCAGTGGTTCGTGACCTCAGTCTTCAGTTTCTCTGCTTTtgctctcctttcttttttctaccCATTCTTTTGGTCAAGTAGTTTCTCACCAAGAGATATTCTCACTAAGACAGTTCCCCCCTTTATATACAGGCCATCCCTTAGAGGCTGCTGCTATACtgctgaaaaaataaaacttgacaTTTTTAGAGAAACTGAAGGGTTCACAAGTAAAATAATATGGAAAATATGGAAACAAGTTTAAAAACTAGAGATTGGGATGTAAGTGGATAGACTCACAGGATATGACCTAGCTATGGTAAATTATATATCCTCACATGACTTGAATGTTACATTCACTTTTATTATACTTTCTAAAATTCTACCAGTGTTGActgtatgaagaaaaaaataaactcttAAAAACTCAAAACCCTTTAGCAGGATTTTAGACTTTCTGTTATTCAACATCAATTCAATCAGATTGTGTTCCTCTTAACATGTGACACCCTGCTTGATTCCATGGTAGTAATGATGGAGAATTAGTGGGCCTATGTCATTTTGGAGTCTACAGGGCTTGGGTAGAATAAACATAATATTATGCATTGTGGAGCTCTGGGAAATTAAAGACATTAGTTCTTAGAAATTCTAGACAAGGAAATCTGGGAGGTTAAGgaaaaggagagatgccaaagatcaACCTGACCTAATTAGAAAATTTGCCCTGAACAAGCCTCCCAACCTTCCTTCATGAGGGTGGTTGGTTTTGGGATTCACAATTTAAAGTATACCCTATATTATTTGAGTCATGTGAAGAGACTTAATGGAGGAGTAGTCTGAGAACCTAATCATCATTCACCATATATTTCTATAAAACTATAATGATGAATCCCAAACAATGTAAAACAAGAGTTTTAGAAAGTATAAACAACTTTGAATCATAACCTTTTTTATAAGTTTGAAACTGCTTCTTCTGAATTTACACCAATTTGATTACCAGTATGTGACAAATCTCAAATAggatagaaataaaaattaggTAAATACAAATTTACAAGGGTCATAAAAGAGATGTACTCTGAATGACTGCACTGTGATGAGATAAGTCTACATAGGGGGATGTTCAAGATAGTTCATGAAAATATCCTCAGATAAAACAAGAATTTGAAGCCATAAGGATGGGAATATTCTGCAATGTTATCAGAAGACATGGGTGGACAAAGaatgaaaaaacagaaagaaggagACAGTTGCTGTTTATAGAATTTAGTCAAAGGAAAGACCCTCTTACAAATATTCTGAAATTTCCTTCTTGTGGAGAAAAATTACTCACTATGTCTTTATCACTGATGACAGAGTCTATATTTCCTAGTTCCTTATTGTTTAGATTCTACATTAattaagaggagaaactttccagtcaGGAAAGTGGTGgtacatgactataatcccagctacttgggagggaaaggcaggaggatcacaagttctagaccAACATGGGCAACTCAAagaaatcttgtctcaaaataaaatgaaaagggctgggatccagggatggtggcacatgcctgtaatcccagcaacttgggaggctgaggcaagaggatggcaagtttgagaccagccccagcaattaagtgagaccttgtctccaaatgaaaagtaaaaaaaaaaaaaaaaaaaaaagttctggagatgtggttaagcacccctaggttagaTCCCCAGTATAGAGGATGGGGAGGGGGAACTAATATTGCAATTCCATCATCACTGGGAATAAAGTGTTTTTATTTACAAACTCCCTGCTCTACTTTGGTGCTATAACCTAACAGATGAGACCTGAAAGAGATGAGCTGCCAATGGACTTTCATTTAGAAGGTAGGCTGAAAATACACTGACAGATGAAGCCTATTTAGTAGAATTTGAAGCAGTGGTTCCCAGGAGGAAGGAACATCTGCCACAATGAAATCCATTATCCCTGTGGTTAGAAAGCAGAATTCTTCCACTTAAAGAGACAATCTCTAggttttccttcttctttcaaTCATAATATCACTCAATTTGCAAAGTGTTTTTATACCcactttctcatttttatttgtttctaatCTTTATAACTTCCTTGAGAAACAAGTATACGAAGTATTATTTGTACCATTTTCAGATTAAGAAAACCAAAACTCAGAGAATTTATGTACCTTGTCCAAAGTGAGATAAATTACTTATTTTcatctggggtttgaacccagggccttgtgcatgcgaggcaagcactctaccaactgagctctatccccagccatCATCTCTCTTATAAACATTTATGTTATCACTtcataatttctttcatttttttcctttgaaccTGTTGATTTTTAAGTCTATCTCTACCTCTCTGCCCACACTGTCTTCCTAATTCAACTGAAATCAGGAACTATTACTTGCCTGGTCTATGGCCACCAGCCTCTGAAGAACTATCATTTTCACATGAACTTAATTAGGACATGTGAGAGTAATTTAGAAAAGTCACATCGAatttacagactttaataagcaaTTATATAAGACCATCAAAATGGACAAGAATCACTATCTGATTTGGATTAGGTCAATTCTGAAGGCACATGAAGCTATTAGTTCCAGATTACAGCCAGAATCCTTCTGCTCCTCATCACTTCCACTCCTAGACTGGATCACATCACCCCTCATTTGAATTTCTTTGACAGCCTCCTAGCAGGTTATCCAGCTTCTACCCTTGCCCCCCACAGACCATTTCCAACACAGCAGTCTAGTGATCAAAACAAACTTCTGTCATTCTTCTGCCCCAAATCTTACCCAtagatcttatttttttttttttttgtttttgtttttgagacaaagtctcaccaatttgcttagggcctctgagttgctgaggctggcttagtgagagaggaga
This window encodes:
- the C11H17orf78 gene encoding uncharacterized protein C17orf78 homolog isoform X3; this translates as MDTILVFSLIIVSYDSNKKDLRESSCQVEQFPGLFPKDVKSIRSLALPSETPTEAKRATFIQNQTMATLQCLGSRSKVKVNLLYLEGRPEVKPVLKNLRVIASPHGNSSASPSCNLIPTSKFQTGSILTGKESMPRSQKTVPMPAVVEKAKEGRPAPWGS